The Ricinus communis isolate WT05 ecotype wild-type chromosome 8, ASM1957865v1, whole genome shotgun sequence sequence atataaaaaaatttcttactctaattttctgtttttaatataatttaatttaataaatttaaatattttaaaactactaatatttacaataatattattaaattactatctaatttaattttagttattaatataaataagtatttCTAACTAAACAAAATatcattctattttattttattatatattatagttaaactatattaaaattaaaaattaaattaaacaatcatgTCTTATTCCAGcgaaataatataaacatcAAGTTGACAAGTCAATTATCAAAGaagattataataattttgtatgttaaaataaaaaaaaaaattattaatcatttaaatgaaattaatatgagtagaatttttatttttaatataatttaattgtagtgtctaatcaaaataataatctttaactatttgttttatttaagaatctaaaattaaactatatagtaatttaataatattaaataaaaaataagtattttaacactttcaatttttttataattaaattttattaaaaaaataaaagattaaacaagtaaactaatattaaatttattattttaattaatcattaaaattaatttatgctaaaaataagattttattctaatttgataataaaattaattttgaatgagtttgatattttatagtaagtttaataatcaaattgtaatattcaattttatttttttgactaataaaattaaaatagtaattagttttattgAAACTCAAAAGGGTTTTGatagaataaaaaagtataaaaatcgATTCatgtattatattaaatttcagatataaataatatttagtcCTTAAATATATTGCCgagtaatattttataagtataaaaaacaaaacaaaatcctTAAATTAATTGGAGATGATGGTTAAACtcttattcttcaaaatgactcatttttaaatattaatttttatttacaaaagtTCAAATAAgtcaattttttaatgaaatataCTCATGCTAGTAGTGGGATCCTTTAAATATCAACTTTTGACATTTGTCTTTGTCCTTGTGCCTTTttctaaaaagtaaaaatgaaaaagtaacctagtttaattaaattaaataataaaataataattacttttaagaaaaacttgatgaaataataaaattgaataaaaataaatctaatccAACTCGACCAATAAGCATCATCTCTATCtgtcactttttcttttcgcTAACTAGGAAGGCCGACGAACCGCGTTCAATGAATATTAGGCCATCGTCTCTTTTGCTCTCGATGTTTCTATCCctttataagataataattattttaaaaaacagtatatttattatattttaatattatattaattaataaattaatttttaattatataataattttaattataaaaaaatatttttaaatattatatttattaataaattgatatttaattatataataatttttaactttagaaAATAGTTATATCAATTATACTAGTAGTGttaatttgtataatattagaattaataaataaatattttaaaaataattttatattattatatttacaaaattttaaaaattaagaatatttaaaaataataattagtttatttttattttttaaaatattataaattaatattaaattttatatataaatttaaatttataattaaaataataataataaccgTCTAAGCTTGAAGGGAATCAACTTCTAAATGAAGATTAGCAGTTGAGATTTTATTCTTGTTATTCTTTTGGCTGGCATATATTGTGAgctgttatttttatttttgatagtTCCAGAAATGCAGTATAAGGGAATATGGTCCAATCCCAATCATTTCTGTTCCGAAATAAACACTCATTAATATAAGATTTGCTCAAACAAAAATAGTATACCAATTGAAACTAATTACATTCTTTCTCAAGTcacaaactaataaaattcagcagaataaatataacaacATAACACTATAATTAAGCTAAATTAGAGTCGTTATTATTCATCTTCTTCCTCCACATGATATGTTCAGGACATTGATTTTCTCCATCGAGGAGGAGTCCTACGTTTCATCAGCTTAGTCTTCATGTCCACAGGTGTCTGCCTTCCGAACCCAATCTCTCCTTCTCCATCACCTTCTTCAATCTTCTGATCAACAACGCTGACAGTACTTTTGAATGTAGAAATAATACCGAACTTCTTCCACCTGAAAAaccctttcttcttctccacCATCCTTtccatttgcatttgcattgcatggCACTGCCCTTGTAGCCTGAGTACATCTTCTCTTAACTTCTTTATCTCCATctgttgagcattcatttCGCGTTTCGAATAGCACCGACCTGGAGGGTCAAATCCAGGGTTCGGGCTTCTACTGAATGAGCCACTCCAATCAATTTGTCGGTTGAGCTTGTTCTGTTCAGAGATAAGAACTTGGATTACAGCACGAACAGGTAACCTTTCATTTTGAGCGGCATGAAGTGATGCTTCAGGGGATAGCTTTCTACTGTCAATTAGTCTACAGAGCATCTTCCTTTCTTGCTTTGATGCTGCAGGATGGGCCtggtaagagaaaaaagtTATCGTTACAAGTTTATTATTTCACAAGTGAATTCTTAAATATGCAACCTCAGTAAGGGAAGAGTGAGTCATTAAAATAGTAGTTCGAGAATCTTCTTTCATGGGAGAGTCAGGAGTTTATGTGCTTTTCAAATCTCTAATACTTTTAGTACGGTGGTTGCTCGTGGTGGCAAGGAAGATATAATTAAAGCTAGTCACCTTCTTTTGATTCTCTCAATATAATCATAATTATATACCTCCATGAAATGGTTAATTGGTGTATATGTTTATAAGACACTTGTAGACAAATACAAAGACATTTGGCAGAGAGTAATCTTATCTCACAGAACAAAACcgattcaaaaaaataaaaacaaaaacaaaaacaaaactgCCAAACGATGTGTCAGTGCAAATTGAAGAAGGGTGACACTTACCTTTCACATGTTATCATGAccacagaaaaagaaaggccAGAGATCAGCCAAAAACCTACTCTTTTGCCTACAACAGATAAAGGGCATAAATGCCATTTTGCTTGTCCTGTGTGCTAACCTCCATTGCAGCAACAACCCTTGACCCACTACCAAAACTATTCTTATGAAAGAATCTTGAGTTGGTGACAACACAGCATCAACCACTTACTACTTTTGGTCCCAGAtagtctccttttcttctcttttttctccttctttctttttccactatttcttcctttttcccTCAGAATCATAATTGTCGTTTTCCTCCTCTAATATAGAATTAAGGAATAAGCTGTGGAGACTAATAGCAACTTAACAccaatttcataaatattaactcTTAATCATAGTCTAAGCTTGACATGATACTTGTGCTCCCttccttttgttttctaaGGAGAAAATTTTCACAAAAATGACTTATCTTTTGCTATTTGATTACATATGAAAGTTCAAAtagaaattcattttcttaaatgtTAGCAGAATtctacttctttttttatttataattaaaaaaaaaactacaaaaattttatatttttaatttataaatgtatataaaagaaaataatgcaaaaataaaatttagcaTTATTCTGGATTATCGGTCAGTTCAACAGAAGTCATTGGAAGTGATTGCTAATATGATAGTTGGTTTGTTAAATAACACaaatttgctttctttttcttactcATGAGTTTGTAAAAGTACGTTCGGAAAATTTGTAGTTTTCTCTTTAACTAGAAAAACCAGATTGATTGTTACCGCTTAGTTTCTTAGTATAGGCGATTAACCTAATTTGGTTTAAACCATTGAACCAATATGTCATGAACTAGAGAACCAAGCTTAGGTACCTATGTCTGATATGATTCTAATTATTCTGGGCTCTTGAGGATTAAAAGAGGATTTTGCATCATATGTTTGCGTCTTTGGCTCAATGACTTCTCACGCTCAGACATAAACAGTCAATAGAAGTActaacaataatttaataatactaCAGTAATAATAAGTGCTGTTAAGAACTAGATAAAATTAGGCAGAGAATTACTCACTTTGAGATAGGTGTCAATGGCACGGTATAAACCATCATCATTAGCACGAGCATGGCCAGGGAGAGCAGAAGCAAGATCATCAAACTCAGACAAACTCAGACTGGCATCAACCGCAGCTTCTGCCAAGTAACAATCGACAAGCTTAGCCACCTTAACTAAAGcagcaccaccaccaccacttTTAGCTGCCTCATCTAAATTAACAAACCTTCTCACTAACCGAATCATTAGCTCAACGTCTAGCAATGTCCCACAAGTGTGACTAAAAGATGGTATCATTAGCTCTTTAAGTGAAGCTTGGTCTAGTTGCCATGAAATCCTCTTTTCAAGCTCAGCTCTATAAGTAGGCTCGACCCCAACCATGTTCGCCGTCCGAAGAAGTCGCAACAAGAAGTTACATGGGATTGAATCCTTCTCCGGTGGCAAAACACCCACTAAGGTTTCAACGAAAAATCTCTTTTTCATCCATGAAGCTGTTACACTTTCCGGTGATTCTTCAAAGTTGGTAAGTCCTCTTTCAGTAGCAGTACCATCCCCGGATAGTTCCGGTAGCCATTTTGATGCATAGTGTGCAATGATTGAGCCAATGAGGTCAGGACGTACACCTTTAGCCTTTATGCCAGCTAATGTCTTGACAAAATAATCCATATTGAGTATGCATGCGTCGTCGAACCAGCATTCGCCGGCGAATTCTGATGTTTTTCCTGGGAAAGTGACAGAATCTTGCAAggaaatttttttcattttgggGAGAGACCTATGTGGTATAGGGGTG is a genomic window containing:
- the LOC8271367 gene encoding root phototropism protein 3 gives rise to the protein MKKISLQDSVTFPGKTSEFAGECWFDDACILNMDYFVKTLAGIKAKGVRPDLIGSIIAHYASKWLPELSGDGTATERGLTNFEESPESVTASWMKKRFFVETLVGVLPPEKDSIPCNFLLRLLRTANMVGVEPTYRAELEKRISWQLDQASLKELMIPSFSHTCGTLLDVELMIRLVRRFVNLDEAAKSGGGGAALVKVAKLVDCYLAEAAVDASLSLSEFDDLASALPGHARANDDGLYRAIDTYLKAHPAASKQERKMLCRLIDSRKLSPEASLHAAQNERLPVRAVIQVLISEQNKLNRQIDWSGSFSRSPNPGFDPPGRCYSKREMNAQQMEIKKLREDVLRLQGQCHAMQMQMERMVEKKKGFFRWKKFGIISTFKSTVSVVDQKIEEGDGEGEIGFGRQTPVDMKTKLMKRRTPPRWRKSMS